A portion of the Bacteroides faecium genome contains these proteins:
- a CDS encoding DegT/DnrJ/EryC1/StrS family aminotransferase — MSEERKNIYLCLASMSPSGAEQKYVQEAFDTNRVVPMGPNVNAFEQDLSNFANCNSDGSKLDCTVVCLSSGTSAVHLALISCGVQAGDEVLVQSFTFCASSHPITYLGAKPIFVGSEPTTWNMDPVLLEKAIIDRKEKTGKYPKAIVPVALYGMPYDCEKIMAIADRYGIPVVEDAAEGMGSRFNGQVLSTFGKCGVLSFNGNKMITTSGGGALICRSKEEANEVMWYATQARDAYPYYQHTAIGYNYRMSNVCAGIGRGQMTVLDDHIAHHKHVQSLYEELLKNVPGVHIHKQPEDPRYDANFWLCAATIDKDVHVKGQENTYKEVITSAVGGAAGVIHAVDSATTDCQPNENVEALRVFMLDKKVECRPVWKPMHKQPVYEGAPVYTNEVETEIFKVGFCLPAGPYVTDDDVKYIVECIKEAIA; from the coding sequence ATGTCTGAAGAAAGAAAAAATATCTATTTGTGCCTCGCATCAATGAGTCCCAGTGGCGCAGAGCAGAAGTATGTTCAGGAAGCTTTTGACACCAATAGGGTAGTCCCCATGGGACCAAATGTCAATGCTTTTGAGCAAGATTTGTCTAACTTCGCTAACTGCAATAGCGACGGAAGCAAACTCGACTGCACCGTTGTATGTCTTAGTTCGGGCACTTCCGCAGTCCACCTTGCACTTATTAGTTGTGGCGTACAGGCAGGTGACGAAGTCCTCGTACAGAGCTTTACTTTCTGTGCATCATCCCACCCAATCACTTATCTTGGTGCAAAGCCTATATTCGTAGGTTCTGAGCCTACGACCTGGAATATGGACCCCGTGCTACTCGAAAAAGCCATTATTGACCGCAAGGAGAAGACCGGCAAGTACCCTAAAGCTATCGTTCCTGTTGCCCTCTATGGCATGCCATACGACTGCGAGAAGATTATGGCTATTGCCGACAGGTATGGTATTCCTGTTGTTGAGGATGCTGCCGAAGGTATGGGCTCACGCTTCAATGGTCAGGTGCTTAGCACTTTCGGTAAGTGTGGCGTACTCTCCTTCAATGGTAATAAGATGATCACCACCTCTGGCGGTGGCGCTTTGATTTGTCGTTCAAAGGAAGAAGCCAACGAAGTGATGTGGTATGCGACCCAAGCTCGTGATGCCTATCCTTACTATCAGCACACCGCCATCGGTTATAACTACCGCATGAGTAATGTCTGTGCAGGCATCGGTCGCGGACAGATGACTGTCCTTGATGACCATATCGCTCACCATAAGCACGTGCAATCACTCTATGAAGAACTCCTGAAGAACGTACCTGGTGTACATATCCACAAGCAACCAGAAGATCCTCGTTATGATGCCAACTTCTGGCTCTGTGCCGCCACCATCGACAAGGATGTTCACGTCAAGGGACAGGAAAATACCTACAAGGAAGTCATTACCTCTGCCGTAGGTGGTGCTGCAGGTGTAATCCATGCCGTAGATTCTGCTACCACCGATTGCCAGCCAAACGAAAACGTAGAAGCTCTCCGTGTCTTCATGCTCGACAAAAAGGTTGAGTGCCGTCCCGTATGGAAGCCTATGCACAAACAACCAGTTTACGAAGGCGCTCCTGTTTATACCAATGAAGTGGAAACCGAAATCTTTAAAGTAGGTTTCTGTCTACCTGCTGGTCCATACGTAACAGACGATGACGTGAAGTATATCGTAGAGTGTATCAAGGAAGCTATTGCATAA
- a CDS encoding glycosyltransferase family 2 protein — MRNLHIIMPMAGEGSRFKKEGWTTPKPLIELNGMPLFKHAISSVSAKGINLKYSFIVRQEHIDEYKIDEGIKSFQPDANIFSVLKTTLGAVETCLMAESAIADDDAVIVMDCDLEFRSVRFVEIIKEILSQPMEEANGGALVSFESNEPRYSYAALGEDGFVTRTAEKEVISNHALCGAYFFSTGRRFKQIAHQLLDEPEFKKPEYYVSLLYNYLLADGEKVRLAPMEEYYSYGTPEELKRYL, encoded by the coding sequence ATGCGAAACCTACATATTATCATGCCCATGGCTGGCGAGGGAAGCCGCTTCAAGAAAGAAGGCTGGACAACCCCCAAGCCACTCATCGAACTCAACGGTATGCCTCTCTTCAAGCACGCTATCAGTAGTGTCTCTGCCAAGGGTATCAACCTCAAGTACTCCTTCATAGTGCGTCAAGAGCATATCGATGAATACAAGATTGACGAAGGCATCAAGTCCTTCCAGCCCGATGCCAACATCTTTTCGGTGCTCAAGACTACCCTAGGTGCAGTAGAGACCTGCCTTATGGCCGAATCGGCCATTGCCGATGACGATGCCGTAATAGTGATGGATTGCGACCTCGAGTTCCGAAGTGTCCGCTTCGTCGAGATCATAAAGGAGATCCTCTCTCAGCCTATGGAGGAAGCTAACGGGGGTGCTTTAGTGTCATTCGAAAGCAACGAGCCTCGCTACTCCTATGCAGCTTTGGGTGAAGACGGTTTCGTAACTCGTACTGCTGAGAAGGAAGTCATCAGCAATCATGCTCTCTGTGGAGCCTATTTCTTCTCCACCGGCAGGCGCTTCAAGCAGATTGCCCACCAACTCCTTGACGAACCCGAGTTCAAGAAACCTGAGTATTATGTCTCACTCCTCTACAACTACCTCCTTGCCGATGGCGAGAAAGTTCGTCTTGCACCAATGGAGGAATACTATTCATATGGAACTCCTGAGGAGTTGAAGCGATATCTTTAA